The following DNA comes from Pedobacter cryoconitis.
CTGAATAACCAGGATCTGGTGTATAAGAAACTGTACCATCACTGTTCACCACTACTTTACCATGTAATGGCTGGGTTATAATAACCACTGTAGACTTGTCAAAGCTTGAATTGCCAGGATTGTCATTGGCCAGCACATCGATAACAATTGTTGTATTAGCTTTGGCTTCCGCTTTATCATCTATGGCAACAGGCGATTTTGGAACTACAATAACTGTAGGGTTCTTGTTGGACTCCTCTGTTCCGGATGTTGCAGTCACCTCATTCCCGCTCGGATCTTTTGCTTTTGCAATTGCTGTATTGGTCACCTGACCCGCATCTTTATCAGCCTGGGTCAGCGTGTAAACTTCTGTAACAGAAGCGCTCGCTCCAGGATTAAGTCCTCCATTTACAGGAATTGACCTGCCCGTGATCCCAAGTTTGGTATCACTGAAAATAACCGGGTTCAAAGTAACAGTACCTGTGTTTTTAACTGTAAAGGTGTAGGTAATCTGGTTACCACTGAATGCTGCTGTTTTTACGAATATAAGGGTCGGTTTTGCGCCAATAACAATAACTGTAGCATCATCAGGAGCAGGCGTATCCGGATCATCAGATTTCGGTTTATCAACCGGATTACCCGATGGATCGGTACCTGTTGCACCTGCTTGATTACTATAAGTGCCGCCGTCGATATCTGCCTGTGTTAAGGTATGTTTCGCTGTTACCGTTGCACTGGCACCGGGGATGATAGCCGGTATGTTTGCCGGAATAATACTTCCTGCATCAGCACCCGGATCTCTCACTACAACATTACTCAAAGTAACGTTACCAGTGTTGGTCGCTACAATCGTATAAGTAATTACATCACCCGCTTTAGTGCCTGTATTGTTAGCCACTTTAGTTAGGGTCATCGATGAATTTCCCGAAGTCAGGGTAATGATAAACGTTTGTGGAGCAGACTGATCCACACCACCATTAGCTGTTCCACCATCATCTTTAAGGATGACCGTTACAATCACTGTTCCTGTTGCTCCAAAAGCAGGAGTAAAGGTCAATGTACCATCAGGGGCAATCGCTGGCTGAGTTGTAAACAATGTATTGTTTGCATTGGTGACCAGGAAGTTCAGCTTTTGTGCTGCCTCATCTGCCGGACCAGCACTGATTGCTGTTGCCCATGCTGGAACTGTTTGTGCTCCCGAATACTGTAGCAACACTTGATCAGCACCTTTTATAAAGGACGGTGCGTCATTGACAGGAATAACTGTTAAGGTTAATGTACTGGTTGCAGCACCGCCTTTTCCATCAATGACAGTGTAAGTAATTACTGGTACTGCTCCGTTATAATCAGGTACAGGAGCGAAAGTATATCCACCGTCAGTATTGATGGTGATGGTTCCTTTTCCTGGAATAAATACCGCAGTACCTGCCGGCTGGTCACCTGTGATACCAGCGATAGTAAATTTGCTGATGCTCAATACATCGTTGTCTATATCTGTATCATTTATTAATAAACCGTTTGCTGCGGTTACTGTCAGCGTTTGATCTTCCAGTAAAGTGTTCACATCTGGATTGGCAACCGGATCACTATTGACAGTACTTACACCGATCGAAGCGGTATTGTTGGTCAGTAAAGGGTCCGTTTCAGTTCCTGATACCACAGCTGTGGTCAGGTAAGGGCCTGTGGCTGCCAGGTTCGCCTGTATGGTTAAGGTCGTTACCGCACCATTAGCTAAATTGCCAATTGTCCATAATCCTGAAGCCGGATCATAAGTGCCTGTAGTTGCCGACTGACTGGTTAGCATATAACCAGCAGGAAGCAGATCTGTAACTTTAACCCCCGAAGCGTTGCTTGGGCCATTGTTGGTTACCTGAACGGTAAACGTTACCGGCTGACCAACTTTTTGTAAAGCCTGGTTAACCGTATTGGTTACCGCCAGATCAGTTACTATATCAATCGTTGTTGTTACCGGAGGTGTAGTTTGTGGTGTTGTACCCGGTTCTACAGGCGTTACAGTTGCTGTATTCTGAAGGTTCGCTGTAACAGTTGCCGGCAAGAACCCTGTGACGCGAATCGTAACCGTATTGGTATTGCCCGCTGGAATATTAGCCGTTACGCTTACATTATTAGTGTTCGTGCCGGTAGCACCCGCAGTCACAGTGGCTGACCCGCCAGGGGTTGCAACCCAACTAACATTAGTCAGTGCTGCTGGTACCGCATCGGTAATGAGTGTTCCTAATGCATCACTGATACCTGTGTTTACAGCTGTAATAATGTATTCAACTTCAGTTCCTGCGGTTGCATGAGCAGGACCGGATTTAGTGATCTCAATTATAGGGATTCTGCTAATTACAGTGCTTACCGTAGAAGTTTGAGGAAGAACCCCAATTTCAGCAGGCGTAGCTGTGGCTGTATTCACCAAAGGTGACACACTATTATTTGCAGGTACTTTACCACTCACAGTAATGGTAATCGTATTCCCATTTCCAGCAGGTACATTCACTTTTAAGGAGATATTACTACTATTTCCACCAGTTATCGGAGTAATTATATTTGCAGACCCGGCAGCAGTAGCCTGCCAGTTAATGCCGGTCAGTACAGCTGGAATATTATCGGCAATATCAAGGTTAAGTGCATCGCCGGTACCTTCATTATTCACTGTAATCAGATAGTTAATCGTTGCTCCCGCAGGTAATGTGGCTGGTCCTGTTTTAACTATTTTAATTACTGGTTTTCTGCTTACTGCTGTCACAACCGGAGTTGAGGTGACTGGATTCAGTGGATCTTCAACCGCTGTTACTGTAGCTGTATTGGTTATGGTGCCATTAAATGAAGGAGTCACGGTTCCTTTGATGGCAATAATTAATGCATCACCTGCGCCGGTTGTTAAATTGGCATTGGTTGCAATAGTATTTGAAGTCCCTGAACTTGCACCGGTAATTATCGTATTTCCTGTTTGGGTAACTGACCACTGCTGAACAGTCACATCGGATTGAACGATATCTGAAATCGCAGCATTAAGCGCCGTACTAGGGCCACTGTTGGTGACACGGATTTCGTAGTTGATTTCCTCACCCGCTAGTAAGGTAGCCGGGCCGCTTTTGGTAATTGCCAGGTTAACTACTGGTTTCACGACAGTGGTAACCGTTGAAGTTACCGGGATGATACCTGGTTCTGCTGGCGTTGCTGTTGCTGTATTGGTCAGGCTGTTATAATAAGCCGGATCAATATCACCAGTAATGGTCACATTAATGGTACCACCTACCGGCACATTGACATTTGCAGCAACCTGATTACCTGTGCCGGCAGCACCAGAATTAATCGCTGCGCCACCACTGGCAGTCGTTGTCCATTGTACATTTGTAACGGCAGGATCAATTACGTCTGTTACAGCAGTACCCGTTGCATCAGATGGGCCCGCATTAGTCAGGTTCAATGTATAAGTTATCTTTTCTCCACTGGCCGCAGTTGCAGGGCCTGATTTTACCAGAACCAGTCCTGGAGTTTTGGTTAATGTTGTAGTGATTACGTTAGAAGTCACTGCTGGATTACCGGGTTCTGTTACAGTTGCTGAATTGACTAAACCGGCTGTTGCCCCAGATGGAATATCACCAGTTATAGTAATTAAAACCTTTGCATTTCCTGAGCCTGGGATAGCTGCTTCTACAGCTAAGACTGACCCTGTTCCGGTAGCACCAGAAGTAATCGCAGCTCCACTGGCAGCAGTCGCAGTCCATTTCACATTTTGTAAAACAGCAGGAATCGCATCTGTGATCGCTGCCGCCAATGCATTACTAGGGCCAGTATTGGTTACTTCGATTGTATAGGTTATTGGCAGACCTGCGCTTGTTGACACCGGGCCGGACTTGCGGATATTCAATGCCGTAACTTTGCTGACAACCGTACTTACTGCCGGTGAAACTACCGCTGGATCCGCCCCGGTTTGTGCCTGAGCAATATTGGTAAATGTACCTGTAAATGCCGGGTCTACGGTTCCGGTGATATCAATAGTAATGATATTACCAGCGCCTTGCGGGATGTTTGCAGTAACTGCGGGTGGGATCATCGTTCCTATAACAGGAGCAGAGGTAATTGCAGCAGTTCCTGAACTTGTAGCTGTCCACGTATAATTGAGTAACTGCGGAGGAACCGGATCAGTGATATTCACTCCGGCCGCATCACTCGGGCCATTATTGGCTACCTGGATAATATAGTGTATCTGTTCGCCGGCAACAGCAGTCTGAGGGCCACTTTTTGACACCTGTAAGGTTGGATTATTCGTGATTACAGTTGTAGCGGCCGAAGTATTATTGGCCATATTATAATCAAGTAAACCAGCAGGAAGTGTAACACTTGCTATGTTATTAATTGACGATGGAAGCGTATTGGAAGGTACTTTACCATTTACTGTGATCAGTATATAATTACTGTTATCACCAGCAGGGATAGTGCCTGTAGTCTGAATGGTATTTGTATTACCGGATAATCCTGTTTGGATAGTGGCGGTTCCGACAACAGTTGCTGTCCAGTCGCTTACCACTACGCTTGCAGGTACTACATCATTAATCGTTAATCCAGTAGCATTAACAGTACCATTGTTAAATACTTTTATCGTGTAAGAGATATTGTCTCCCGCTGCTATAGATTGAGGGCCTTGTTTTTCGATATGCACATCTGTAGAACTGTTAACTGAGGTAGTTACAGAACTTGCGCGGGTATTACCTGCAACAACTGTCACCGTATTGGTAAAGATTGGAAGTGCGGTCGTCTCTACAAATCCATTCACAATGATTTCAATCGCATTGGATGTTCCTGCCTCTATATCAGCCGATGGAATATTAATCGCATTGGTTGTACCAGTAACGACTGCATTTGGTACTCCGGCTATTGCCGAACTGTAAAGAGCTGTAGCCGTCCAGTCGGTAACTCTTACACTCGCCGGCACATTATCTGTGATCTGAGCTCCGGTGATATTACCTGTACCGGAATTTGTAATTACTATTTTATAGTTGATCGGATCACCCACATTTGCCGTTGCAGGGCCTGATTTAGACACCCTGAAATCAGGAGAGTTCGTAATTGTAGTTGGAGAGACCGCCGTGTTATTTGCTGTTTCAGGATCTGCGATTGTACTGATTGCCGTAGCCGTATTTGGCATAGGCGATCCATCAGTCAATGCTGGATCTACTGTTCCGGAGATCATTACAATTACTGTTCCGGTTCCTGATGGTATATCAGAAGTCAGGCTCACATTTCCTGTTCCATTTGCAGCAGATACTGTTGCTCCGCCAGTTGCTGTTGCTGTCCATGTTGGGTTTAAAACACCAGCAGGCAGATTATCAGTAATGACAGTTCCTATTGCTGTACTTGGGCCGGCATTTGTGATACGGAGCTCATACTGTATAGGTTCTCCAGCTCCGACATTCGCAGGGCCGGATTTTACAATCCTTACATTTGCAGAAGCGGAAGTTGTGGTGGTAGCTGTACTCGTACCTGGTGTAGGATCAGTAACCCCGGCAGGTGGAGTGATGGTCGCCGTATTTGTAATTGGGGTGCCTGAATTGAATAGTGGATCGAGTGTGCCATTGATTGTTATGTCAAGTGCATCCAGACCATTTGCTTTTAAATTTGCGAGCAGATCTACATTGCCGGCCCCAGTTAATAAATTCGATGCGGCAGTGCCGGAAGTAGTCACGCTCCATACCGGGTTCAGCACACTTGCAGGAATAATATCCTGTACTCTTGCACCTATAACATCACCTGGCCCGGCATTGCTTACTTTAATGGTATAGCTAACCGGTTGACCAGCAACAGCTGTTGCCGATCCTGATTTAAGAATGCGCAGATCAGCGGTTTTAGTAACTCCGGTAGTCACTGTATTTGAAGTTGACGGGTTATTACCAGACTCGGCTGGTGTTACTGTGGCTGTATTCGCAATTGAGGTGCCAGTGAAAGCAGGATTAAGTTTACCAGTAATCCTCACATTGATGTGATTACCTGCACCTGCTGGTATATTGCCTGTTACACTTACCGCATTTCCTGTACCAGTAGCTGCGGTCACTGTTGCCGTACCAGAAACTGTAGCTGTCCAGTTCACATTAGTTAAGTTCGCAGTAACCTGATCTGTTATAACAGCCGCCAGTGCATTACTTGGGCCATTATTTGAGATCGTTAAATTGTACACTACATTTTCACCTGCATTGACAGATGAAGGGCCTGTTTTACTAATCGTTAATGCATTCTTATTGGCAATGGTTGTATTTACTGTGTTTGACTGTACTGGTGCAATTCCAGGTTCAGCAGGGGTTGCCGTTGCTGTATTAACTAAAGTTGTATTGACCTGGTTCGCATTTAATTTACCAGTAACTGTGATTTGAATAGTATTGGCATTACCTGCATTCAGATTTCCGGTTACACTGATTGCGTTGCCGGTTCCGGTTGCACCTGTAGTTATTGCTGACGTTCCCTGTGAAGTAGCTGTCCAGGTTACCGCTGTCAATTCTGCTGGAACCGCGTCAGTGATGACTAAGGCTGTTGCATTAGATGGGCCGTTGTTTACCGTATTGATCACATAAGTTATGGTCTCACCTGCATTTGCGGTTGCCGGCCCCGTTTTGGTAATGGTGACCGATGGTTTTTTGGTAATCGTAGTAATGACCGGCCCGGCTGTTTTAGGCACAGCCCCTGTTTCAACAGGAGTAACGGTTGCACTATTGCTGATGTTTGCGGTGGTTGCAGGATTAACTGTTCCTGAAATGGTAATCAGGATTTCATCTGCCGGGTTTCCGCCAATATTGCCTGTTACACTTAAAGCAGATCCCGTTCCGTTAGCACCAGCAGTGATTGTTGCTGTTCCGGTCGTCGAAGTTGTCCAGGTTGGATTTAATATACTGGCAGGAATAGCATCAGTAATAACCGAAGCAGTGGCATTTGCCTGGCTGATGTTTTTAACTGAAATGGTATAAGTAATTGCCTGACCTGCACTTAAAGTAGCCGGGCCATTTTTTTGTATGGCTAATACTGGTATGCGGGTTACGTTTGTGGTCGCTGTAGCTGATGCAGGTCCGGTTCCGGCTTCCGCAGGAGTCACTGTTGCTGTATTGATAAGCGGGCCGCTAAAACCAGCAGCCACTTTACCAGTAACTACAATTGTAATCTGGTTTCCGGTTCCGCTGGCGACATTACCGTTGAGGTTAATCGTATTTCCATTTCCTGTTAAAGCGCCAGTAACCTGTGCATTACCAGTAGTGGAGGCAGTCCAGCTGACTCCACTTATTGTTGCCGGTACCAGGTCATTAATCGCCAGGTTAAGTGCATCCGATGCACTGTTATTGGAGACAATGATAGTATAGGTAATTGTTTCTCCTGCATTGATAGATGAAGGGCCGCTTTTGGTAATTGACAGTACCGGTGTTCTGCTGGCAATTGTATTTACGGTAGAAGTAGGTGAAGGGCTGTCCGGTTCTGTTGCTGTTACCGAGGCCGTATTGGAGATCGAACCATTAAAAGCAGGATTAGCCTTACCTGTAATAGTGAAGATGATTTTATTTCCTGCGCCTGCCGGGATGTTAGCCGTGGCATCTAATGTATTTCCTGTTCCGGTTGCACCAGCAGAAATAGAAGCAGTGCCTTGTACTACTGAAGTCCATGCTGTATTTAAAATACTGGCAGGGATAGCATCCTGTACATGTGCATTTAAAGCATCACTTGGGCCAGTATTACCGACTTCAACTGTATAAGTAATATTGCTTCCGGAATTGACTGTTGGTGTAACACTTTTCACAATTGTCAGTCCTGATTTAGCACTTAATGCTGTATTGACTGGCGTTGAAGTTACCGGTACTGTGCCTGATTCTGATGGAGTCGCTGTAGCGGTGTTGACAATTGTGCCCGATGCATTGGAGGTTATTGTTCCTGAAACGACTACCTGTATAGTGCTGTTTGCGGCAAAATTACCCGAAACAGCAATGGCATTACCAGTTCCGGTAGCTCCCGAATTAATTGAAGCGGTACCTCCTGTTACTGTAGCCGTCCAGCTTACACCGGTAATTGCAGCAGGGACAGCATCCGTAATTTGTGTATTTAAACTATTTGAAGGACCTGTGTTTTTAACATTGATGGTATACACAATCGCATTACCAGCAGTTGCAGTTGCAGGCCCGCTTTTGGTTACCGTAAATACAGGTAGTTTTTTAACGGTTGTTACTGCCTGGGCATTGACAGGTGTACTACCTGGTTCGGCAGGAGTAGCTGTTGCAGTGTTGGTAATGTTTCCGGCAAAAGCAGGGTCTATGGTACCTTTTACAATGATGACTACTTTATTGGAAGTACCAGCTGCAACGTTAGCTGTAACATTTACGGTATTGCCGGTTCCAGTTGCACCTGCGGTGATTGTTGCAGTACCTGTTAACTGTGTTGTCCAGCTGACATTACTTAATGAAGCGGGGACAATATCCGAAATTTGCGTACCGGTTGCATTACTCGGGCCATTGTTTGAAACCTCTACCTGGTAAGTAATCTGGTTTCCTGCGGTAGCAGCTGAAGGCCCTGTTTTAGTAATTACTATTCCGGAAGTACTGGTCACATTAGCGTTCACAGTAGAGTTACTTCCTGTTCCTGTAGGTTCAGCAGGTGTTACGGTAGCGGTATTACTCACATTTCCCGTAGCTGCGGGGTTTATAGTACCGGTAATCTTTACCGATACGGTATTGGCTGCACCAGCAGGAATATTCGCAGTGATACTTAAATTATTCCCTGTACCAGTTGCACCATTCGTAATGGTAGCTGCACCAGCCACAGTACTTGTCCAGTTAACACCTGTTAGTGCTGCCGGTATGATATCTGTGATGCTTGCGCCTACCGCATTACTACTTCCTGTATTGGAGATATTCAAAGTATAGGTTGCTGTATTACCAGCTATTAAGCCTGCGGCACCCAGCTTAGTAATCGTTAATACTGGTTTCGCTGTTAAGTTAGTTGTAGTTGTCGAAGTATTGTTACCCGGTGTTGGATCGGTTATGCCAGCCGGAGGCGTCACGGTTGCGGTATTGCTGAGTGAACCAGTTGCCGCCACTGCTATTTTTCCGGTGATGGTTAATGTTGTAGTTTGTCCACTGGCTAAAGTTAAGCCCGTCCAGTTTCCATTCGAACTGGTATAAGTTCCGGAGCCAGCTGCGTAAGTATCCGCAGTAAATCCGGCGGGTAAATTATCTGTTAAACTGATTATATCAGTAGCCTGTAAAGTACTTGGGCCATTATTGGTTAAAGTGATGGTATAAGTCAAAGTTTCTCCAGGTATACCTGTAGCAGGGCTTGCCGTTTTATTAACTCCAAAGTCTATAACACGGTTAATCGGGGTAACATCGGTTGCGGTATTTCCTGGTGTAGGATCTGTCACTCCGGTAGGTGGAGTAATTGTAACTGTATTTGTTAATGAACCACTTGCCACAGGAGATACAGTACCGGTAATTGTTAAAGTTGTACTTTGTCCACTGGTCAGCGTTAATCCTGTCCAGTTTCCATTGGCACTGGTATAGGTTCCTGCGGCAGGTGTAAATGTAGACGCAGTAAATCCGGCAGGCAATGTTTCTGTAACTTTAACTACGTCGGAAGCCAGTAAAGTACCCGGGCCGGCATTAGTTAAAGTGATGGTATAAGTTAAAGGTTGTCCGGCTATTGCGGGTTTTGGTGCCGCGGTTTTAGCTACGGTCAAATCAATTACACGGCTGACTGGCGTGGTAACCGTTGAAATATTGTTACCTGGTACCGGATCAGTTATACCTGCTGGTACGGTTACTGTGGCTGTATTACTCAGAGAACCCGTTGCATTAGCAGCCAGAGTTCCTGTAATGGTCAGCGTTGTAGTCTGACCGCTTGCCAGCGTTAAACCTGTCCAGTTGCCGTTGGCACTGGTATAGGTTCCTGCGGCAGGCGTATAGGTTGTGGCTGTAAATCCAACTGGTAAATTATCAATAACCTGGATTACATCGGCAGCAGCTAATGTGCCTGGCCCATTATTCGTTAAAGTAATGGTATAGGTTAGCGTATTACCGGTTACCGCAGGGTTTGGTAAAGCTGTCTTGGCAATTCCCAAATCTATAACCCTGGTCGCCACAGTAACATCGGTTGCCGTATTGTTACCCGGTGCCGGATCAGTTATTCCAGTTGGGGGGGTAACGATTGCGGTGTTTGTTAAGTTTCCTGCTGGAGTACTGGCGCTTAATGTTCCGGCAATAGTTAAAGTTGTACTTTGACCACCAGCTAAAGTTAAGCCTGTCCAATTTCCGTTTGAGCTTGTATAAGTACCTGTGGAAGGCGTATAACTTGTTGCAGTAAATCCGGCAGGTAAGTTGTCGGTTACATTCACAATATCACTGGCTACCAAACTACTTATACCGTTGTTTTTTAAGGTTAAAGTATACGTTAAAGTCTGTCCTGCTATTGCTGGCTTGGGGCTGGCAGTTTTGGTTAAACT
Coding sequences within:
- a CDS encoding Ig-like domain-containing protein, translating into MKLIYPRRPSFLKIHNSQCIALFKEAPQYVKGKISIYHQFQKIGFLLLFLLIGIHANAQFTITENFKGSSAAGITIGGDAILTSGGVDPANNGWLRLTPAALTKAGYAYINQSFPSTLGVLADFEYKTWRSDNPAFGGADGIGVFLFDATTSPFKLGPNGGSLGYTATAAGNGLSGGYIGVGLDEFGNFSSTQGGPGQTPNAVVLRGPSTAALATSNLYLSGASVGQIGYGTLTPTRPTDAQFYRRVQIEITPTGALNTFSVVVRWTTTPNGAFTQLFQYTLTTATTVPPKLKIGFASSTGGGYNNHEIRNLIVTTPGGVRVQKTVDKLTANVGDQLTYNIFLTNQTNANLTGLAFTDALNQLPANFQINSVAFNTNGNANSSATGFTSTSLSSATVSLGANATGTFTVTGTINNYPTGGVITNTANFNVGTSGVSDPDQTNDISTVNTTVPQNDLSITKAVDNATPRVNTNIAFTLSVKNNGTNPATAVKVTDLLPNGYTFISSNGTYNSTTGIWTVGNLAAGATTALTINAKVLGTGNYANTATVSAAEFDQNTANNTATNTPVPIAPYDLAIVKTATPTTAVAGQTLVYTLKLTNNGPSPILATDVINVTDNLPAGFTPVSYVAQNGTYTSSSGDWTGLTLASGTSSNLTITGTVSPTATAALSNTATVSTPTGITDPVPGNNTSTISTPVSRVLDLGVTKTSNPTTVVAGQALTYTITLTNNGPSGLLAADIVNVTDNLPAGFTPTTYTPANGTYTSTNGNWTGLTLASGQSTTLSIAGTASPSASGTLTNTVTVTPPTGTTDPVPGNNTATTPTTVTRQIDFSLTKTASPKPAIAGQTLTYTLTLKNNGISSLVASDIVNVTDNLPAGFTATSYTPSTGTYTSSNGNWTGLTLAGGQSTTLTIAGTLSASTPAGNLTNTAIVTPPTGITDPAPGNNTATDVTVATRVIDLGIAKTALPNPAVTGNTLTYTITLTNNGPGTLAAADVIQVIDNLPVGFTATTYTPAAGTYTSANGNWTGLTLASGQTTTLTITGTLAANATGSLSNTATVTVPAGITDPVPGNNISTVTTPVSRVIDLTVAKTAAPKPAIAGQPLTYTITLTNAGPGTLLASDVVKVTETLPAGFTASTFTPAAGTYTSANGNWTGLTLTSGQSTTLTITGTVSPVASGSLTNTVTITPPTGVTDPTPGNTATDVTPINRVIDFGVNKTASPATGIPGETLTYTITLTNNGPSTLQATDIISLTDNLPAGFTADTYAAGSGTYTSSNGNWTGLTLASGQTTTLTITGKIAVAATGSLSNTATVTPPAGITDPTPGNNTSTTTTNLTAKPVLTITKLGAAGLIAGNTATYTLNISNTGSSNAVGASITDIIPAALTGVNWTSTVAGAATITNGATGTGNNLSITANIPAGAANTVSVKITGTINPAATGNVSNTATVTPAEPTGTGSNSTVNANVTSTSGIVITKTGPSAATAGNQITYQVEVSNNGPSNATGTQISDIVPASLSNVSWTTQLTGTATITAGATGTGNTVNVTANVAAGTSNKVVIIVKGTIDPAFAGNITNTATATPAEPGSTPVNAQAVTTVKKLPVFTVTKSGPATATAGNAIVYTINVKNTGPSNSLNTQITDAVPAAITGVSWTATVTGGTASINSGATGTGNAIAVSGNFAANSTIQVVVSGTITSNASGTIVNTATATPSESGTVPVTSTPVNTALSAKSGLTIVKSVTPTVNSGSNITYTVEVGNTGPSDALNAHVQDAIPASILNTAWTSVVQGTASISAGATGTGNTLDATANIPAGAGNKIIFTITGKANPAFNGSISNTASVTATEPDSPSPTSTVNTIASRTPVLSITKSGPSSINAGETITYTIIVSNNSASDALNLAINDLVPATISGVSWTASTTGNAQVTGALTGNGNTINLNGNVASGTGNQITIVVTGKVAAGFSGPLINTATVTPAEAGTGPASATATTNVTRIPVLAIQKNGPATLSAGQAITYTISVKNISQANATASVITDAIPASILNPTWTTSTTGTATITAGANGTGSALSVTGNIGGNPADEILITISGTVNPATTANISNSATVTPVETGAVPKTAGPVITTITKKPSVTITKTGPATANAGETITYVINTVNNGPSNATALVITDAVPAELTAVTWTATSQGTSAITTGATGTGNAISVTGNLNAGNANTIQITVTGKLNANQVNTTLVNTATATPAEPGIAPVQSNTVNTTIANKNALTISKTGPSSVNAGENVVYNLTISNNGPSNALAAVITDQVTANLTNVNWTATVSGTATVTAATGTGNAVSVTGNIPAGAGNHINVRITGKLNPAFTGTSIANTATVTPAESGNNPSTSNTVTTGVTKTADLRILKSGSATAVAGQPVSYTIKVSNAGPGDVIGARVQDIIPASVLNPVWSVTTSGTAASNLLTGAGNVDLLANLKANGLDALDITINGTLDPLFNSGTPITNTATITPPAGVTDPTPGTSTATTTTSASANVRIVKSGPANVGAGEPIQYELRITNAGPSTAIGTVITDNLPAGVLNPTWTATATGGATVSAANGTGNVSLTSDIPSGTGTVIVMISGTVDPALTDGSPMPNTATAISTIADPETANNTAVSPTTITNSPDFRVSKSGPATANVGDPINYKIVITNSGTGNITGAQITDNVPASVRVTDWTATALYSSAIAGVPNAVVTGTTNAINIPSADIEAGTSNAIEIIVNGFVETTALPIFTNTVTVVAGNTRASSVTTSVNSSTDVHIEKQGPQSIAAGDNISYTIKVFNNGTVNATGLTINDVVPASVVVSDWTATVVGTATIQTGLSGNTNTIQTTGTIPAGDNSNYILITVNGKVPSNTLPSSINNIASVTLPAGLLDYNMANNTSAATTVITNNPTLQVSKSGPQTAVAGEQIHYIIQVANNGPSDAAGVNITDPVPPQLLNYTWTATSSGTAAITSAPVIGTMIPPAVTANIPQGAGNIITIDITGTVDPAFTGTFTNIAQAQTGADPAVVSPAVSTVVSKVTALNIRKSGPVSTSAGLPITYTIEVTNTGPSNALAAAITDAIPAVLQNVKWTATAASGAAITSGATGTGSVLAVEAAIPGSGNAKVLITITGDIPSGATAGLVNSATVTEPGNPAVTSNVITTTLTKTPGLVLVKSGPATAASGEKITYTLNLTNAGPSDATGTAVTDVIDPAVTNVQWTTTASGGAAINSGAAGTGNQVAANVNVPVGGTINVTITGDIDPAYYNSLTNTATATPAEPGIIPVTSTVTTVVKPVVNLAITKSGPATLLAGEEINYEIRVTNSGPSTALNAAISDIVQSDVTVQQWSVTQTGNTIITGASSGTSNTIATNANLTTGAGDALIIAIKGTVTPSFNGTITNTATVTAVEDPLNPVTSTPVVTAVSRKPVIKIVKTGPATLPAGATINYLITVNNEGTGDALNLDIADNIPAVLTGINWQATAAGSANIITPITGGNSSNISLKVNVPAGNGNTITITVSGKVPANNSVSPLVNTATATPAEIGVLPQTSTVSTVISRIPIIEITKSGPAHATAGTEVEYIITAVNTGISDALGTLITDAVPAALTNVSWVATPGGSATVTAGATGTNTNNVSVTANIPAGNTNTVTIRVTGFLPATVTANLQNTATVTPVEPGTTPQTTPPVTTTIDIVTDLAVTNTVNQALQKVGQPVTFTVQVTNNGPSNASGVKVTDLLPAGYMLTSQSATTGTYDPASGLWTIGNLANGAVTTLTIQANLAATGPYLTTAVVSGTETDPLLTNNTASIGVSTVNSDPVANPDVNTLLEDQTLTVTAANGLLINDTDIDNDVLSISKFTIAGITGDQPAGTAVFIPGKGTITINTDGGYTFAPVPDYNGAVPVITYTVIDGKGGAATSTLTLTVIPVNDAPSFIKGADQVLLQYSGAQTVPAWATAISAGPADEAAQKLNFLVTNANNTLFTTQPAIAPDGTLTFTPAFGATGTVIVTVILKDDGGTANGGVDQSAPQTFIITLTSGNSSMTLTKVANNTGTKAGDVITYTIVATNTGNVTLSNVVVRDPGADAGSIIPANIPAIIPGASATVTAKHTLTQADIDGGTYSNQAGATGTDPSGNPVDKPKSDDPDTPAPDDATVIVIGAKPTLIFVKTAAFSGNQITYTFTVKNTGTVTLNPVIFSDTKLGITGRSIPVNGGLNPGASASVTEVYTLTQADKDAGQVTNTAIAKAKDPSGNEVTATSGTEESNKNPTVIVVPKSPVAIDDKAEAKANTTIVIDVLANDNPGNSSFDKSTVVIITQPLHGKVVVNSDGTVSYTPDPGYSGPDNFTYQVKDRYGYLTNIASVSITLNFFEINIPNLFTPNGDGTNDVFEIRGLNQYGDNELSIVNRWGNEVFRQKNYQNTWSGEGLNEGTYYYLLRVKPKGGNGDWQVFKGYITLIRTFKK